One stretch of Streptomyces sp. MMBL 11-1 DNA includes these proteins:
- a CDS encoding MOSC domain-containing protein, whose amino-acid sequence MKLLTVNIGKPRPSAQTDGPGGVTGIDKRPVEGPVEVLDPGPRAGGGGSGLAGDAVCDLRHHGGSDQAVYAFAREELDAWERELGGRKLANGVFGENFTTLGLDVSGARIGERWRVGADLVLEVTSGRIPCRTFAHHLGERGWVRRFTQRAATGAYLRVIEPGAVRAGDPIEIVHRPDHEVTAALQFRAVTTERTLLPALLAAGDALHPEALRTAREYAARQG is encoded by the coding sequence ATGAAACTGCTGACCGTGAACATCGGGAAACCCCGCCCCTCCGCACAGACCGACGGCCCGGGTGGCGTCACCGGGATCGACAAGCGACCGGTGGAGGGCCCGGTCGAGGTCCTCGACCCCGGGCCCAGGGCCGGTGGCGGTGGCAGCGGGCTGGCCGGGGACGCGGTGTGCGACCTGCGCCATCACGGCGGCAGCGACCAGGCGGTGTACGCCTTCGCCCGGGAGGAGCTGGACGCCTGGGAGCGGGAGCTGGGCGGCAGGAAGCTGGCCAACGGAGTCTTCGGCGAGAACTTCACGACCCTCGGTCTGGACGTCAGCGGCGCGCGGATCGGCGAGCGCTGGCGGGTGGGCGCGGACCTCGTCCTGGAGGTGACCTCGGGCCGTATCCCGTGCCGGACCTTCGCCCACCACCTCGGGGAGCGGGGATGGGTCCGGCGGTTCACCCAGCGGGCCGCCACCGGCGCGTACCTGCGGGTGATCGAACCGGGCGCCGTCCGTGCCGGGGACCCCATCGAGATCGTGCACCGGCCGGACCACGAGGTCACCGCCGCCCTGCAGTTCCGGGCGGTGACGACCGAACGCACCCTGTTGCCCGCGCTGCTGGCCGCCGGTGATGCTCTGCATCCCGAGGCGCTGCGCACGGCGCGGGAGTACGCCGCGCGGCAGGGCTGA